One window of Papaver somniferum cultivar HN1 chromosome 9, ASM357369v1, whole genome shotgun sequence genomic DNA carries:
- the LOC113313072 gene encoding uncharacterized protein LOC113313072 has protein sequence MGQLCDALNEIEKGKLPSQPQQIQKNAFQASTSTCNESSRDHVNVVTTLRSGKVFDNNVGVPQSFEFKSDSPVHTTPQKTPVMEKESEHDSDSKNSTDINVPAPFNVHVEPFPQILVPHKKGMQYNELLGMFKRVNINIPFLEAINHIPAYAKFLKDLCTQKRKIHVHKRAFLTEQVSSIIQNKTPPKFKDPGSPTITCTIGDHTIDRDLPDLGASVNLLPYSVYEQLGLGELNPTHVTLQLADRSVKIPRGIFEYVLIKVEKFYFPVDFIVLDTQPVQYPDNHIPVILGRPFLATSNAIINCCNGVLNLSFGKMTVELNVFNISQQPSDCDDPELHEINMIGSLIQDSFPDILSVDPLQALEQFPLSDSESTPFLDEAPKLDLKPFPDSLKYAFLGSSETLPVIIASCLDKEHESKLLEVLKEHKEALGWNISDLKGISPTICMHHINLEENTKPSREMQRRLNPNMRYVVKGEILKLLDAGIIYPIPDS, from the exons ATGGGTCAATTATGTGATGCACTAAATGAGATAGAAAAAGGTAAACTCCCTAGTCAACCTCAACAAATTCAGAAAAATGCATTTCAGGCAAGCACCTCAACTTGCAATGAGTCCTCTCGTGATCATGTGAATGTTGTCACCACTCTTCGTAGTGGTAAGGTTTTTGATAACAATGTAGGTGTACCACAGTCATTCGAGTTTAAATCAGACTCACCGGTGCATACGACTCCACAGAAAACACCAGTTATGGAAAAGGAATCTGAGCATGATAGTGACTCTAAGAATTCCACTGATATTAATGTCCCTGCACCATTTAATGTGCATGTTGAACCCTTCCCTCAAATATTGGTGCCACATAAGAAAGGTATGCAATACAATGAGCTGTTAGGAATGTTCAAACGAGTCAATATCAACATCCCTTTTCTCGAAGCAATCAATCATATACCTGCTTATGCTAAGTTCTTGAAAGATTTGTGCACTCAAAAGAGGAAGATTCATGTGCATAAGCGTGCCTTTCTCACTGAACAGGTAAGTtccataattcaaaacaaaacacCACCTAAGTTTAAAGACCCAGGTAGTCCAACTATCACATGCACTATAGGTGACCATACAATCGATAGGGATTTGCCAGacttaggtgcaagtgtgaaccttttGCCATATTCTGTGTATGAGCAATTAGGTCTTGGGGAACTGAACCCCACTCATGTTACGCTACAGTTAGCGGATAGATCTGTGAAAATCCCTCGTGGTATTTTTGAATATGTTTTAATCAAGGTTGAGAAATTTTATTTTCCCGTGGACTTCATTGtgttagatactcaacctgttcaATATCCAGACAATcatattcctgtcattttaggacgtcctttcttggcgacgtccaatgctATCATCAATTGCTgtaatggagtgttgaatttgtcttttggtaaaaTGACTGTGGAACTGAATGTGTTTAACATTAGTCAACAACCCAGTGATTGTGATGATCCTGAATTGCATGAGATTAACATGATTGGGAGTCTAATTCAAGACTCATTTCCTGACATCTTATCTGTGGACCCTTTGCAAGCAT TGGAACAATTTCCACTTTCTGATTCTGAGTCTACCCCGTTTCTTGACGAAGCACCTAAGCTTGATTTGAAACCATTTCCCGATAGTTTGAAATATGCATTCTTAGGTTcttctgaaactttacctgttaTTATTGCATCATGTTTAGATAAAGAACATGAGAGTAAACTTTTAGAAGTGCTTAAAGAGCATAAAGAGGCCTTAGGTTGGAACATCTCAGACCTTAAAGGTATAAGTCCCACAATTTGCATGCATCACATAAATCTTGAAGAAAACactaaaccatctagggaaatgcaaaggagacttaaccccaACATGAGATATGTTGTTAAAGGTGAGATACTGAAATTGctcgatgcgggtatcatatacccaattcctgATAGCTAG